A portion of the Coturnix japonica isolate 7356 chromosome 4, Coturnix japonica 2.1, whole genome shotgun sequence genome contains these proteins:
- the RAB9B gene encoding ras-related protein Rab-9B, which yields MSGKSLLLKVILLGDGGVGKSSLMNRYVTNKFDSQAFHTIGVEFLNRDLEVDGRFVTLQIWDTAGQERFKSLRTPFYRGADCCLLTFSVDDRQSFENLSNWQKEFVYYADVKDPERFPFVVLGNKIDKLERQVSTEEAQAWCMENGNYPYLETSAKDDTNVAVAFEEAVRQVLAVEEQLEHCMLGHTIDLHSSSKSGSSCC from the coding sequence ATGAGTGGGAAATCCTTGCTCTTAAAGGTCATCCTGCTCGGAGATGGTGGAGTTGGGAAGAGTTCCCTCATGAACCGGTACGTCACCAACAAGTTTGACTCGCAGGCTTTCCACACAATTGGTGTAGAGTTCTTAAACCGGGACCTGGAGGTAGATGGACGTTTTGTGACCCTCCAGATCTGGGACACTGCAGGACAGGAGAGATTCAAGAGCCTGCGGACCCCCTTTTACAGGGGAGCCGACTGCTGCCTGCTGACCTTCAGCGTGGATGACCGGCAAAGCTTTGAGAACCTCAGCAACTGGCAGAAGGAGTTTGTCTATTACGCTGATGTGAAGGACCCCGAGCGCTTCCCCTTCGTAGTTCTGGGCAACAAGATTGACAAACTGGAAAGGCAAGTGAGCACAGAGGAAGCCCAGGCTTGGTGCATGGAAAACGGCAACTATCCGTACCTGGAGACCAGTGCCAAGGATGACACCAACGTGGCCGTGGCCTTTGAGGAAGCTGTGCGACAGGTGCTGGCAGTGGAGGAGCAGTTGGAGCACTGCATGCTTGGCCACACCATCGACCTGCACTCCAGCTCCAAGTCAGGGTCCTCCTGTTGTTAA
- the PLP1 gene encoding myelin proteolipid protein isoform X2 — MGLLECCARCLIGAPFASLVATGLCFFGVALFCGCGHEALTGTEQLIETYFSKNYQDYEYLIDVIHAFQYVIYGTASFFFLYGALLLAEGFYTTGAVRQIFGDYRTTICGKGLSATFVGITYVLTIVWLLVFACSAVPVYIYFNTWTTCQSIANPTKTTASIGTLCADARMYGVLPWNAFPGKVCGSNLLSICKTSEFQMTFHLFIAAFVGAAATLVSLLTFMIAATYNFAVLKLMGRGTKF, encoded by the exons ATGG GTCTGTTGGAGTGCTGTGCCCGCTGCCTCATCGGGGCACCCTTCGCCTCTCTGGTCGCCACCGGGCTCTGCTTCTTTGGGGTGGCACTGTTCTGTGGCTGTGGGCACGAAGCCCTCACCGGCACCGAGCAGCTCATTGAGACCTACTTCTCCAAGAACTACCAGGACTACGAGTATCTCATCGATGT CATCCACGCTTTTCAGTACGTCATCTATGGCACAgcctccttcttcttcctctatggagccctgctgctggctgaaggCTTCTACACCACCGGCGCCGTCCGGCAAATCTTCGGGGACTACCGGACCACCATCTGCGGCAAGGGCCTCAGCGCAACG TTTGTGGGCATTACATATGTCCTGACCATCGTCTGGCTCCTGGTCTTCGCCTGCTCCGCCGTGCCCGTCTACATCTACTTTAACACTTGGACCACCTGCCAGTCCATCGCCAACCCCACCAAAACCACTGCCAGCATTGGCACGCTGTGTGCGGATGCCAGGATGTATG GTGTCCTGCCCTGGAACGCGTTTCCTGGGAAGGTGTGTGGCTCTAACCTGCTCTCCATCTGCAAGACCAGCGAG TTCCAAATGACTTTCCACCTCTTCATCGCGGCCTTTGTGGGGGCTGCTGCCACACTGGTCTCACTG CTCACCTTCATGATCGCCGCCACTTACAACTTCGCCGTCCTCAAGCTGATGGGCCGGGGCACCAAGTTCTAG
- the PLP1 gene encoding myelin proteolipid protein isoform X1: MGLLECCARCLIGAPFASLVATGLCFFGVALFCGCGHEALTGTEQLIETYFSKNYQDYEYLIDVIHAFQYVIYGTASFFFLYGALLLAEGFYTTGAVRQIFGDYRTTICGKGLSATVTGGPKGRGARGPQRAHSLQRVCQCLGKWLGHPDKFVGITYVLTIVWLLVFACSAVPVYIYFNTWTTCQSIANPTKTTASIGTLCADARMYGVLPWNAFPGKVCGSNLLSICKTSEFQMTFHLFIAAFVGAAATLVSLLTFMIAATYNFAVLKLMGRGTKF; encoded by the exons ATGG GTCTGTTGGAGTGCTGTGCCCGCTGCCTCATCGGGGCACCCTTCGCCTCTCTGGTCGCCACCGGGCTCTGCTTCTTTGGGGTGGCACTGTTCTGTGGCTGTGGGCACGAAGCCCTCACCGGCACCGAGCAGCTCATTGAGACCTACTTCTCCAAGAACTACCAGGACTACGAGTATCTCATCGATGT CATCCACGCTTTTCAGTACGTCATCTATGGCACAgcctccttcttcttcctctatggagccctgctgctggctgaaggCTTCTACACCACCGGCGCCGTCCGGCAAATCTTCGGGGACTACCGGACCACCATCTGCGGCAAGGGCCTCAGCGCAACGGTAACTGGGGGCCCGAAAGGGAGGGGAGCGCGAGGCCCCCAGCGAGCTCACTCTTTGCAGCGGGTGTGTCAGTGTTTGGGAAAGTGGCTAGGACATCCTGACAAG TTTGTGGGCATTACATATGTCCTGACCATCGTCTGGCTCCTGGTCTTCGCCTGCTCCGCCGTGCCCGTCTACATCTACTTTAACACTTGGACCACCTGCCAGTCCATCGCCAACCCCACCAAAACCACTGCCAGCATTGGCACGCTGTGTGCGGATGCCAGGATGTATG GTGTCCTGCCCTGGAACGCGTTTCCTGGGAAGGTGTGTGGCTCTAACCTGCTCTCCATCTGCAAGACCAGCGAG TTCCAAATGACTTTCCACCTCTTCATCGCGGCCTTTGTGGGGGCTGCTGCCACACTGGTCTCACTG CTCACCTTCATGATCGCCGCCACTTACAACTTCGCCGTCCTCAAGCTGATGGGCCGGGGCACCAAGTTCTAG